The following proteins are co-located in the Desulfobacterales bacterium genome:
- a CDS encoding AAA family ATPase: MYNHFFGFKERPFKLVPDPDYLFLSRSHEEALAHLKYAVLSGEGFVEIIGEVGTGKTMLCRAFLESMGPDVETAYIFNPKMDAHELLMAVNAEFGIPSDHDTIKALIDELNQFLMAQKRQGRKAILLIDEAQNLNQTVLEQIRLLTNLETAKDKLLQIILVGQPELGDLLDSYELRQLGQRITLSCRLRPLTRKETIAYINHRLHIAACKQNRIFTNYAIRKIHRYARGVPRRINIACDRALLSAYGENRLRVSGRIADSAIRELTTRGDIRRPVSRISGKWPAVFAAAGFLLAVLILYQSDIKAFFGYLETSKANHSTDQSENSAERRSSPENSPPASQNSKNPSQAARADSESTDAEKHAALDVSAKAKPPAESPPPSPVVENLSDLLKIWAGKDSRKHAVAAILSKWRPEPVFSREFAQIKADDLFIELSSRLNGLYAHRLDGDLDLIRKLNLPAILEMDAPVQDDPVFLAVTGADEDSLTLQAAAAENSLTVPYADILSQWNGVAYVLWENFYHYRGIIPLHAAGDSVITLKMHLRDLGFTDLDINAAYDDRTRSAVRAVQARHGIPVDGYVGPLTKMVLYNEQKGLKIPHLDTGRGGKP, from the coding sequence ATGTACAATCACTTCTTCGGTTTTAAGGAGCGGCCTTTCAAGCTGGTCCCGGATCCGGATTACCTGTTTTTAAGCAGGAGCCACGAAGAGGCGCTCGCCCATTTGAAGTATGCGGTTTTAAGCGGCGAGGGGTTTGTTGAAATCATCGGCGAGGTGGGCACCGGAAAAACCATGCTCTGCCGGGCATTTCTGGAAAGCATGGGGCCGGATGTCGAGACCGCCTATATTTTTAACCCCAAGATGGATGCCCATGAACTCTTGATGGCGGTTAACGCAGAGTTTGGCATCCCCTCCGATCATGATACCATCAAAGCCCTGATCGATGAACTCAATCAGTTTTTGATGGCGCAAAAGCGGCAGGGCCGCAAGGCCATCCTGTTAATTGACGAGGCGCAGAACCTGAACCAAACCGTGCTGGAACAGATCCGGCTTTTGACCAATCTGGAAACCGCAAAGGACAAGCTTTTACAGATCATTCTGGTCGGTCAGCCCGAGCTGGGCGATCTTCTGGACTCCTATGAGTTAAGACAGCTCGGCCAGCGGATTACTTTAAGCTGCCGTCTCAGGCCGCTTACCCGAAAGGAAACGATCGCCTATATCAATCACCGCTTGCATATCGCGGCCTGCAAACAGAACCGGATTTTTACCAATTATGCCATCCGGAAAATCCACCGATATGCCCGGGGCGTGCCCCGACGGATTAATATCGCCTGCGACCGGGCCCTGCTCTCCGCATACGGTGAGAATCGGTTGCGGGTGAGCGGCCGCATAGCGGATTCAGCGATTCGGGAACTTACTACCCGGGGCGATATTCGCCGGCCGGTGAGCCGGATCAGCGGAAAATGGCCGGCGGTATTTGCCGCAGCCGGTTTTCTGCTTGCGGTGCTGATATTGTATCAATCAGATATTAAGGCATTTTTTGGCTATCTGGAAACTAGCAAGGCCAACCATAGCACGGATCAATCCGAAAATTCCGCTGAACGCCGGTCAAGCCCTGAAAATTCGCCGCCTGCATCCCAAAACAGCAAAAACCCTTCACAAGCTGCCCGTGCGGATTCCGAAAGTACTGATGCCGAAAAGCACGCAGCACTTGACGTAAGCGCCAAAGCCAAACCGCCGGCAGAGTCCCCGCCGCCTTCCCCGGTTGTGGAAAATCTGTCCGATCTCCTGAAAATTTGGGCTGGAAAGGACTCCCGCAAACACGCAGTGGCAGCCATTCTTTCCAAGTGGCGGCCAGAGCCGGTCTTTTCCCGTGAGTTTGCGCAGATCAAGGCGGATGATTTGTTTATTGAGCTCTCCAGCCGGCTAAACGGGCTTTATGCCCACCGGCTTGACGGGGATTTGGATTTGATCCGCAAACTTAATCTTCCGGCCATTTTAGAAATGGATGCACCTGTACAGGATGATCCGGTGTTTCTGGCGGTTACCGGGGCGGACGAAGATAGCCTGACCCTTCAGGCGGCTGCGGCGGAAAACAGCCTGACCGTGCCCTATGCGGACATCCTTTCCCAGTGGAACGGAGTGGCCTATGTGCTGTGGGAGAACTTTTATCATTATCGGGGCATTATTCCCCTTCATGCGGCCGGTGATTCGGTGATTACGCTTAAGATGCATCTGCGGGATCTGGGATTTACGGATCTGGATATCAATGCAGCCTATGATGACCGCACCCGCTCTGCGGTGCGGGCGGTGCAGGCCCGGCACGGCATTCCGGTGGACGGGTATGTGGGCCCGCTCACCAAGATGGTTTTATACAATGAACAAAAGGGCCTCAAGATTCCGCATTTGGATACCGGCCGGGGCGGTAAGCCATGA
- a CDS encoding sigma 54-interacting transcriptional regulator, translating to MSAKKNMITQKCKQILNTSYDGIYVTDSSGRALYVNEAYFQITGLKQDDVFDKTLDELISGGYIKSSVAKRVLQSKEVTTIVQEIGSKQVIITGTPLLDEDGEVVLIVINIRDISELNFLREKYEAAHRLSEQYYSELAELRLQQLNMRQIVAKSKKMHDLIQLAMRVSRVDSTVLIKGESGVGKGVFAEMIHNAGLRSAKPFIHINCASIPENLMEAEFFGYEKGAFTGAKDQGKTGLFEIAHEGTIFLDEIGDLPLILQPKLLQVLETGELRPIGGVNSKFVDVRVISASNKNLEEMVNQKEFREDLYYRLKVIEIEIPPLRERKEDIPALINNYLQRFNARYGSDKQLSIEAIHRLAAHPWRGNIRELENLIENLYVMSDSKFITLPDLPDYIVSPQQGQTPADEHFSPLDMKEAVVKIEKQMINDAFKKCKNTREAARLLGVSQPTLVRKMKRYGLQGL from the coding sequence TTGAGTGCAAAAAAAAATATGATTACTCAAAAATGCAAGCAAATCCTTAACACCTCCTATGACGGGATTTATGTTACTGACAGCTCCGGCAGAGCGCTTTATGTAAATGAGGCATATTTCCAGATCACCGGCCTGAAGCAAGATGACGTGTTTGACAAAACCCTGGATGAATTAATCAGTGGTGGGTACATCAAAAGTTCAGTAGCCAAAAGGGTGCTGCAATCCAAAGAGGTGACAACCATTGTCCAGGAAATAGGCAGCAAACAGGTAATAATTACCGGGACCCCCTTGCTGGATGAAGATGGAGAGGTTGTTCTGATTGTAATTAATATTCGCGATATTTCTGAACTAAATTTTCTTCGGGAAAAGTATGAAGCCGCCCACCGCCTGTCAGAGCAATATTATTCAGAGCTTGCAGAACTCAGGCTGCAGCAGTTAAACATGCGGCAAATTGTCGCCAAAAGTAAAAAAATGCATGATCTTATTCAATTGGCAATGAGGGTATCCAGAGTTGATTCCACTGTGCTTATTAAAGGCGAGTCAGGGGTTGGCAAGGGGGTTTTTGCCGAGATGATCCACAATGCGGGCTTGAGATCGGCCAAGCCCTTTATACATATCAATTGCGCCTCTATCCCGGAAAATTTAATGGAGGCCGAGTTTTTCGGCTATGAAAAAGGCGCTTTTACGGGCGCAAAGGACCAGGGGAAAACCGGATTGTTTGAAATCGCCCATGAGGGCACCATCTTTCTTGATGAAATAGGCGACCTTCCTTTAATTCTGCAGCCCAAATTGCTGCAGGTATTGGAGACAGGCGAGCTTCGCCCGATCGGAGGGGTCAACAGTAAATTTGTTGACGTGCGCGTGATTTCAGCGAGCAACAAGAATCTCGAAGAGATGGTAAATCAAAAGGAATTTAGGGAGGATTTGTATTATCGTTTGAAGGTGATTGAAATAGAAATTCCTCCCCTGCGGGAACGCAAAGAGGATATTCCCGCCCTGATTAACAATTACCTGCAAAGATTCAATGCGAGATATGGCTCAGATAAACAGCTTTCCATAGAAGCAATTCACCGGCTTGCAGCCCACCCCTGGCGGGGCAATATCAGGGAGTTGGAGAATTTAATTGAAAATTTATACGTTATGTCCGACAGTAAGTTCATTACGCTGCCTGATCTTCCAGACTATATCGTCAGTCCCCAGCAGGGCCAGACGCCGGCAGACGAACATTTTTCGCCATTGGATATGAAAGAGGCGGTGGTTAAAATAGAAAAGCAAATGATCAATGACGCTTTTAAGAAATGCAAAAATACTCGGGAAGCCGCCAGGCTGCTCGGTGTTAGTCAGCCTACACTAGTGCGGAAGATGAAAAGATATGGATTGCAGGGCTTGTAA
- the ptsP gene encoding phosphoenolpyruvate--protein phosphotransferase — protein MKRDQIHLLQDIFQTIAESESPEQSLERIGQMLIDRLGIDVCSVYVFDAAAEKLVLRATVGLTKESVGEISMDVHEGLTGLVLETMKPVFVVNPSEHPRFKYYENSGEEQYQTFLGVPLIYHQQVLGVLVIQTIAPDSIAEADIPVFENIASQISATVAYTGILKGFSGKQGGSESAADSPETAGRAYRRNYLRGESVSFGVAEGYAHYLPENINFSQVHCTLTENTEEDIERLENAFNRAAKQIKHIAEQARALSTEESGIIEAHLMFLRDKNLKQKIISRINAGSCAEYALRQVIFEYVDMFRAIENPYLNDRSEDILDIGHRVLENLIGGPNGEHPAFSRETILIASDLSPVNLLAIRQPNLKGIILVNGGRTSHTVILAKSFEIPIVIGVDGVLETVRENDYVILDGTSGFVFANPPDEIQREYERRRKDREQAIEEMAASRGQPAVTRDGFPVTVGANIGLLSDTELVAKYGADYIGLYRTEFPFMLRKSFPTEEEQVELYGKVLENSAPLPVTIRTFDAGGDKMFSSLDDGPEDNPFLGWRSIRISLDMEDLFRTQVRAILRASAFGPTHILFPMISCMTEIHRIRAIVAEEKENLGKQGFAFDPNIQLGIMVEVPGAVHILKRMLAHVDFVSIGTNDLIQYLLAVDRNNKRVASRYTVLHPSVIATIAEIVAICREAGKMISICGEAAANPQGIFLFLGMGADRISMTPSAIPMAKNFIRSIRREDAEQCLRAALDMEDAGAVSQLLNSCLRGLPFLGYAMDSPGIQKIDMMAGMDG, from the coding sequence ATGAAACGCGACCAGATCCATTTACTGCAGGATATTTTTCAGACCATTGCGGAATCTGAGAGTCCGGAACAATCGCTGGAACGCATCGGTCAGATGCTGATTGACCGGCTGGGCATAGATGTGTGCTCGGTTTATGTATTTGATGCCGCGGCTGAAAAACTGGTGCTCCGGGCGACCGTCGGATTGACCAAGGAATCCGTGGGTGAGATTTCCATGGACGTCCACGAGGGGCTCACGGGGCTTGTGCTTGAAACCATGAAACCGGTTTTCGTGGTGAATCCGAGTGAGCACCCCCGGTTTAAATACTACGAGAACTCCGGCGAGGAACAATATCAAACCTTTCTGGGGGTACCCCTGATCTATCACCAGCAGGTGCTGGGGGTGCTGGTCATCCAGACCATTGCCCCGGACAGTATTGCCGAGGCGGATATCCCGGTTTTTGAAAATATCGCCAGCCAGATTTCCGCCACCGTAGCTTATACCGGGATTCTAAAGGGGTTTTCCGGAAAGCAGGGCGGGTCCGAATCGGCCGCCGATTCGCCGGAAACCGCCGGGCGCGCTTATCGCCGCAATTACCTGCGAGGGGAGTCAGTCTCTTTCGGGGTGGCAGAGGGGTATGCTCATTATTTGCCGGAAAACATCAATTTCAGCCAGGTTCATTGCACGCTCACGGAAAATACTGAAGAGGATATCGAGCGGCTTGAAAACGCATTTAACCGCGCGGCCAAGCAAATCAAGCATATCGCCGAGCAGGCCAGGGCTCTTTCCACCGAGGAATCCGGGATTATCGAAGCCCATCTCATGTTTCTCAGGGATAAGAACCTGAAACAGAAAATTATCTCCAGGATCAATGCCGGTTCGTGTGCGGAATATGCTTTGAGACAGGTAATCTTTGAATACGTGGACATGTTCCGGGCCATTGAAAATCCCTATTTAAATGACCGGAGCGAGGATATCCTGGATATCGGCCACCGGGTGCTGGAAAACCTGATCGGCGGGCCAAACGGCGAGCATCCCGCGTTCAGCCGGGAAACCATTCTCATCGCTTCGGATCTCTCGCCGGTGAATCTGCTGGCCATCCGGCAGCCCAATTTAAAGGGAATTATCCTGGTCAACGGCGGACGCACTTCGCATACGGTGATTCTTGCCAAATCCTTTGAAATTCCGATTGTGATAGGCGTTGACGGGGTGCTGGAGACGGTGCGGGAAAATGATTATGTGATCCTTGACGGCACCTCCGGGTTTGTCTTTGCCAACCCGCCGGACGAGATTCAGCGGGAATACGAGCGGCGCAGAAAAGACCGGGAACAGGCCATTGAAGAAATGGCCGCTTCGCGGGGCCAGCCGGCCGTGACCCGGGATGGATTTCCGGTTACCGTGGGCGCCAACATTGGCCTGCTGTCGGATACGGAACTGGTGGCCAAATACGGGGCGGATTATATCGGTCTGTATCGCACAGAGTTTCCGTTTATGCTGCGCAAGTCCTTTCCCACCGAAGAGGAGCAGGTCGAACTCTACGGCAAAGTGCTTGAAAATTCAGCCCCGCTGCCGGTCACCATTCGGACGTTTGATGCCGGCGGAGACAAAATGTTTTCCTCCCTGGACGACGGGCCGGAGGATAATCCTTTTCTGGGGTGGCGTTCCATCCGGATCAGCCTGGATATGGAGGATCTTTTTCGTACTCAGGTCCGCGCCATTCTGCGGGCCTCCGCCTTCGGGCCCACCCACATACTGTTTCCCATGATTTCCTGCATGACAGAGATTCATCGGATTCGGGCGATTGTTGCCGAAGAAAAAGAGAATTTAGGCAAGCAGGGATTCGCCTTTGATCCCAATATACAGTTGGGCATTATGGTGGAGGTGCCGGGGGCGGTCCATATTTTGAAGCGGATGCTTGCGCATGTTGATTTCGTGAGTATCGGCACCAATGATTTAATCCAGTATCTATTGGCGGTGGACCGCAACAACAAACGGGTGGCCAGCCGTTATACTGTGCTGCATCCGTCGGTGATTGCCACTATTGCCGAAATTGTGGCCATATGCCGCGAAGCCGGCAAGATGATCAGTATATGCGGCGAAGCTGCGGCCAATCCCCAGGGGATTTTTCTGTTCCTGGGGATGGGGGCGGATCGCATCAGTATGACCCCATCGGCCATTCCTATGGCCAAAAATTTTATCCGAAGTATCCGGCGTGAAGATGCTGAACAATGTTTGCGCGCCGCCCTGGACATGGAGGATGCGGGCGCAGTTTCCCAGCTGCTCAATAGTTGTTTGCGGGGTTTGCCGTTTTTGGGATATGCCATGGATTCCCCCGGTATTCAGAAAATTGACATGATGGCCGGAATGGACGGGTAA
- a CDS encoding pyruvate formate lyase family protein: protein METFSVATEKTKIDTKLDKFEDNATSNLTQPTERVLKVRQNLLNHAKPYYFCSERARLITQSYQETEGKPILERRAMAMQALLKKMSVYIMDNELIVGQNTKAYVGAPIFPEVDTAWLEEELKIQDQKNIGVEIPLMTEDVKKDLKEVVSYWKGKSLRHLTWERLPEQDKVLRDHLVYMESMDPAAVGRTMIDVKKVLASGFLGLKEEIEKNISQLPKQDPEYNSKVMFWRAAATICQAMADFGKRYADEAKRLANIENSPQRKKELLKIADICSQVPARPARSFHEALQSCWFTQLIALSEHGGEGPAPGRIDQYLYPYYKKDLQKNFISKEEAQELLDLYFIKGSETPKPRPSYSLIKFGRSGNINVNNHITIGGVDKHGNDATNELSYMLLEAQAHVQLPRPQTSLRIHKHSPKPLIDKAVIVNKQGGGLPQLIGDEAVIKGLVERGLSLDDARDYTMLGCSTVCAHGLYGKLHMGWYNIPKVLELTLNDGMDMLTRKKISISTGDVKTFKTFDEVMEAFKHQLDYTLKVEESGIIAETDILKEELPLVYTSILLNDCIEKGKDLTNGGARYNWGGTITGVGIVTAGESLYAIKKMVFEDRKIDLQDLIHALERNFEGMEELRQTLLNKIKKYGNDENEVDDIVKQAAHLYYDSVQNCYNPNGGKMWPEFHSVTFHVPLGMATGATPNGRKAFAPHQTGITPTSGCDKNGPTAVCKSASKLDLSHTNAASLFISTTPTMVAEQDKVRRFADVLKTYMVDLKGLHVQTNVVSPELLREAQANPESYRNLVVRVAGYSAFFVELDKKLQDDIILRSIQNI, encoded by the coding sequence ATGGAAACCTTTAGCGTCGCAACTGAAAAAACAAAGATTGATACCAAACTTGATAAATTTGAGGATAACGCAACTTCAAATCTCACACAGCCAACCGAAAGGGTTCTTAAAGTAAGACAAAATTTATTGAATCACGCAAAACCCTATTATTTCTGCTCGGAAAGGGCTCGCCTGATAACGCAATCATATCAAGAAACAGAAGGCAAACCAATTCTAGAGCGACGAGCTATGGCGATGCAGGCTCTGCTGAAAAAAATGAGCGTCTATATAATGGACAATGAATTAATTGTTGGTCAAAATACTAAAGCTTATGTGGGGGCTCCGATCTTCCCTGAAGTTGATACTGCTTGGCTTGAAGAAGAGTTGAAAATTCAAGACCAAAAAAATATCGGGGTCGAAATTCCCCTAATGACAGAAGATGTCAAAAAGGATTTAAAAGAAGTTGTTTCATATTGGAAAGGAAAATCGCTGAGGCATTTAACCTGGGAGCGGCTGCCTGAACAAGACAAAGTTCTAAGGGATCATCTGGTATACATGGAATCAATGGATCCAGCTGCTGTGGGGCGAACAATGATCGATGTGAAAAAAGTTTTAGCCTCGGGCTTCTTGGGTTTAAAAGAAGAGATTGAGAAAAACATTTCCCAATTACCCAAACAAGACCCGGAGTATAATTCAAAAGTCATGTTCTGGCGCGCCGCCGCAACTATTTGCCAAGCAATGGCCGACTTCGGAAAGCGTTATGCAGATGAAGCAAAAAGACTTGCCAACATAGAAAATAGCCCTCAAAGAAAAAAAGAGCTTCTTAAGATCGCTGATATATGCAGTCAAGTGCCGGCCCGACCTGCCAGGAGTTTTCATGAAGCTTTACAATCCTGTTGGTTCACCCAATTAATTGCTCTTAGTGAGCATGGTGGAGAAGGTCCAGCTCCTGGACGTATCGACCAGTATCTTTATCCCTACTATAAAAAGGATTTACAGAAAAACTTTATATCAAAAGAAGAGGCTCAGGAACTTCTTGATTTGTATTTTATCAAAGGCAGTGAAACGCCTAAGCCCAGACCAAGCTATTCCCTGATTAAGTTTGGCCGTTCCGGCAATATAAATGTAAACAATCACATTACTATCGGGGGTGTCGATAAACACGGAAATGACGCTACCAATGAACTTTCATATATGCTATTAGAAGCCCAGGCGCATGTCCAATTACCCAGACCGCAAACCAGCCTTAGAATCCACAAACACTCTCCCAAACCACTTATAGATAAAGCAGTAATCGTAAATAAACAAGGAGGTGGCCTTCCCCAGCTCATTGGTGATGAAGCGGTTATCAAAGGGCTTGTGGAGCGCGGTCTTTCTTTAGATGATGCGCGGGATTACACAATGCTTGGTTGTTCCACTGTATGTGCACATGGACTTTACGGAAAATTACATATGGGATGGTACAATATACCTAAAGTACTGGAACTTACCTTAAACGATGGCATGGATATGCTGACCCGAAAAAAAATAAGTATTTCTACCGGTGATGTAAAAACCTTTAAAACATTTGATGAAGTAATGGAAGCATTCAAACACCAGCTCGACTACACCTTAAAAGTAGAAGAGAGTGGAATTATCGCTGAAACAGATATCCTTAAAGAAGAGTTGCCGTTGGTATATACTTCTATCCTTTTAAATGATTGTATTGAGAAGGGGAAGGACTTAACTAATGGTGGCGCTAGATATAACTGGGGGGGTACCATAACAGGGGTCGGTATTGTTACAGCGGGTGAATCCCTTTACGCAATTAAGAAAATGGTATTCGAAGACCGGAAAATTGATCTGCAAGATTTAATTCATGCGTTGGAGAGGAACTTCGAAGGCATGGAGGAATTAAGACAGACTTTACTTAATAAAATAAAAAAATATGGAAATGATGAAAATGAAGTAGATGATATAGTTAAGCAAGCGGCCCATCTATATTATGATAGCGTCCAAAATTGCTACAATCCAAATGGCGGCAAAATGTGGCCGGAATTTCATTCTGTGACCTTCCATGTCCCCCTTGGCATGGCGACAGGCGCAACCCCTAATGGGCGAAAAGCTTTTGCACCGCATCAAACTGGGATAACCCCCACCAGCGGATGTGATAAGAATGGACCGACTGCTGTATGCAAATCTGCCAGTAAGCTTGACTTATCTCATACCAATGCTGCCTCTCTCTTTATTAGTACAACACCTACAATGGTAGCCGAACAAGACAAGGTCAGAAGGTTTGCGGATGTCTTAAAAACGTATATGGTAGATCTTAAAGGATTGCATGTTCAAACGAACGTGGTTTCTCCTGAACTCCTTCGAGAAGCACAAGCGAATCCCGAGAGTTACCGGAATTTAGTTGTCAGAGTCGCGGGTTACAGTGCTTTTTTTGTGGAATTGGACAAAAAACTGCAAGACGATATTATCCTTAGATCAATCCAGAACATATAG
- a CDS encoding glycyl-radical enzyme activating protein, with translation MYSLDPGKKELRKTRNERSDSIQGTIFDIQRYCVHDGPGVRTVVFMKGCPLNCVWCCNPESISPKPELMVFNSSCIGCGLCIKSCPKGALCLEEGKIIINRAKCDICGICTEACPTESIQMRGYSIELKELTEEILKDEPFFRNSGGGVTLSGGEPTAQPEFAAALLAKLNSKGIHTAIETNGYANWPVLKSLVRQSDLILFDIKHLNPLKHFEYTGVTNEQILYNLNQIVSEQKQIIIRMPIIPGVNYQLSHLKETAKYLKTLNGSIEEVHLLPYHRLGVQKYAKLGKSYPLNDVEPLTPNEIEHISNLFDAQKFRIKIGG, from the coding sequence ATGTATTCTTTAGATCCTGGAAAAAAAGAATTAAGAAAAACAAGAAACGAACGAAGCGACAGCATACAGGGCACAATTTTTGATATTCAGCGCTATTGTGTGCACGATGGTCCTGGAGTTAGAACGGTAGTCTTTATGAAAGGCTGTCCTCTTAATTGTGTTTGGTGTTGTAACCCGGAATCCATATCCCCCAAGCCTGAATTAATGGTTTTCAACAGTTCGTGTATAGGCTGTGGATTGTGTATTAAATCTTGTCCTAAAGGGGCGCTATGCCTTGAGGAGGGCAAAATAATCATCAACAGAGCCAAATGCGACATCTGTGGAATTTGCACCGAAGCTTGTCCAACCGAATCCATTCAAATGCGTGGCTATTCAATAGAGTTAAAAGAACTGACAGAGGAGATTCTTAAAGATGAACCTTTTTTTAGAAATTCCGGAGGAGGCGTAACCCTATCCGGCGGCGAACCAACAGCTCAGCCGGAATTTGCAGCCGCTCTTTTAGCCAAGTTGAATTCTAAGGGAATCCATACAGCGATAGAAACTAATGGATACGCCAATTGGCCCGTTTTAAAATCACTGGTACGCCAATCCGATTTGATTCTTTTTGATATCAAGCACCTTAATCCATTAAAACATTTTGAATACACAGGGGTCACCAATGAACAAATACTTTACAATCTAAACCAAATTGTGTCTGAACAAAAGCAGATAATTATCCGTATGCCGATTATACCCGGGGTTAATTATCAGCTGAGCCATTTGAAGGAAACAGCTAAATATCTCAAAACATTAAACGGTTCCATAGAGGAAGTCCATTTGCTGCCCTATCACCGTTTAGGCGTACAAAAGTACGCAAAATTAGGAAAAAGTTACCCTCTGAACGATGTTGAACCTTTGACCCCGAATGAAATAGAACATATTTCGAATTTATTTGATGCGCAAAAGTTTCGTATTAAAATTGGAGGCTAA
- a CDS encoding carbon-nitrogen hydrolase family protein, producing MSIKVAGIQAGPYPGSYEENMKLCNEALDNVVKKEQPYIVAFSELMTAPYFGPMKSDMNVGGIDPDSFFDYAETKDGPTVTTLTRRAKELNTHIIGTFMEKAVENGATNYYNSACLLSPTKGLVGIYRKVHLPKIHTETFGTDEKYYFEKFGGAGKEFPVFELDNGTKIGILICFDRSFPEAYRSLLVKGAQIVFVLVATWGFRSETFLKELEVRAMENQFYIVEVNKAGDEQNEGEREARDHFGKSAIIHPSGKIIKQIENEQWGHIAEEIDLKEIEKVTQVINFKNERKPQAYADILA from the coding sequence ATGTCAATTAAAGTCGCTGGGATTCAAGCAGGTCCGTATCCAGGAAGTTATGAAGAGAATATGAAACTTTGTAACGAGGCATTGGATAACGTGGTTAAAAAAGAACAACCATATATTGTGGCTTTTTCAGAGCTTATGACCGCGCCATACTTTGGTCCGATGAAATCGGATATGAATGTCGGCGGGATTGATCCAGACTCCTTCTTTGATTACGCTGAGACTAAAGACGGACCAACAGTGACAACTCTGACCCGAAGGGCGAAGGAACTAAACACACACATAATTGGGACATTTATGGAGAAAGCTGTTGAGAATGGAGCAACAAATTACTACAATTCAGCCTGTCTCCTGTCCCCTACCAAGGGACTTGTCGGAATTTATCGAAAAGTACATCTGCCCAAAATCCATACCGAGACATTTGGCACTGATGAAAAATACTACTTTGAAAAATTCGGCGGAGCCGGCAAGGAATTTCCTGTTTTTGAGCTGGATAACGGAACCAAGATTGGAATTCTCATCTGTTTTGACCGCTCATTTCCGGAAGCCTATCGATCATTATTGGTCAAAGGCGCTCAGATTGTTTTTGTGCTCGTGGCAACCTGGGGTTTCCGCAGTGAGACCTTCTTGAAGGAACTGGAAGTAAGAGCAATGGAAAACCAGTTTTATATTGTGGAAGTAAATAAGGCCGGAGACGAACAAAATGAAGGGGAACGCGAGGCTAGAGATCACTTTGGGAAAAGCGCGATCATCCATCCATCCGGTAAGATTATCAAGCAGATTGAAAACGAGCAATGGGGTCATATAGCTGAAGAAATAGATCTGAAGGAAATTGAAAAAGTCACTCAGGTGATCAACTTTAAAAATGAAAGAAAGCCGCAAGCATATGCGGATATTCTGGCTTAG
- a CDS encoding pyridoxamine 5'-phosphate oxidase family protein: protein MDLKSYFENTKGTGIISTADKDGNVDCAIYARPHVMDDGSIAMIMRDRLSHKNLQSNPKAAYMFIEDGPGYKGKRLFLTKTKEDEDRELIESLKRRSYPEDHPPNEEARFLVYFQVDKELPLVGSGGK from the coding sequence ATGGACCTTAAATCTTATTTTGAAAACACCAAGGGAACCGGAATTATTTCAACCGCTGACAAGGACGGCAATGTAGATTGCGCCATTTATGCCAGACCCCATGTCATGGACGACGGCAGCATCGCCATGATCATGCGCGACCGGCTGTCCCATAAAAACCTGCAGTCCAACCCCAAAGCGGCGTACATGTTTATTGAGGACGGCCCCGGCTACAAGGGGAAACGCCTGTTTTTGACCAAGACCAAAGAAGACGAGGACAGGGAGCTTATTGAATCTTTGAAGCGGCGGAGCTACCCGGAAGACCACCCGCCGAATGAAGAAGCCCGGTTCTTGGTTTATTTTCAGGTGGACAAGGAGCTGCCCCTGGTGGGTTCCGGCGGAAAATAA